One Streptomyces hundungensis DNA segment encodes these proteins:
- the ccrA gene encoding crotonyl-CoA carboxylase/reductase: protein MKEILDAIQSPESTSADFAALPLPESYRAITVHKDETEMFDGLTTRDKDPRKSIHLDEVPIPELGPGEALVAVMASSVNYNSVWTSIFEPVSTFSFLERYGRLSELTKRHDLPYHIIGSDLAGVVLRTGPGVNAWNPGDEVVAHCLSVELESSDGHNDTMLDPEQRIWGFETNFGGLAEIALVKSNQLMPKPKHLSWEEAAAPGLVNSTAYRQLVSRNGAGMKQGDNVLIWGASGGLGSYATQFALAGGANPICVVSSPEKADICRAMGAEAVIDRNAEGYKFWKDERTQDPKEWKRFGKRIREFTGGEDIDIVFEHPGRETFGASVYVTRKGGTITTCASTSGYMHEYDNRYLWMSLKRIIGSHFANYREAWEANRLIAKGKIHPTLSKVYSLEDTGQAAYDVHRNLHQGKVGVLALSPREGLGVSDPELREKHLDAINRFRNV from the coding sequence GTGAAGGAAATCCTGGACGCGATCCAGTCGCCGGAGTCCACCTCCGCCGACTTCGCCGCTCTGCCGCTCCCCGAGTCGTACCGCGCGATCACCGTGCACAAGGACGAGACGGAGATGTTCGACGGGCTCACCACCCGCGACAAGGACCCGCGCAAGTCGATCCACCTCGACGAGGTGCCGATCCCCGAACTCGGCCCGGGCGAGGCCCTGGTGGCCGTCATGGCCTCCTCGGTCAACTACAACTCGGTGTGGACCTCGATCTTCGAGCCCGTGTCCACCTTCAGCTTCCTGGAGCGCTACGGCCGGCTCAGCGAGCTCACCAAGCGGCACGACCTGCCGTACCACATCATCGGCTCCGACCTCGCGGGCGTCGTGCTGCGCACCGGTCCCGGAGTCAACGCCTGGAACCCCGGCGACGAAGTCGTGGCGCACTGTCTGTCGGTCGAGCTGGAGAGCTCCGACGGCCACAACGACACGATGCTCGACCCCGAGCAGCGCATCTGGGGCTTCGAGACCAACTTCGGCGGCCTCGCCGAGATCGCGCTCGTCAAGTCCAACCAGCTCATGCCCAAGCCCAAGCACCTGAGCTGGGAGGAGGCGGCGGCCCCGGGCCTGGTCAACTCGACCGCCTACCGCCAGCTCGTCTCCCGCAACGGCGCCGGCATGAAGCAGGGCGACAACGTCCTGATCTGGGGCGCCAGCGGCGGCCTCGGCTCGTACGCGACCCAGTTCGCGCTCGCGGGCGGCGCCAACCCGATCTGTGTCGTCTCCAGCCCCGAGAAGGCCGACATCTGCCGTGCCATGGGCGCGGAGGCGGTCATCGACCGCAACGCCGAGGGCTACAAGTTCTGGAAGGACGAGCGGACCCAGGACCCCAAGGAGTGGAAGCGCTTCGGCAAGCGCATCCGCGAGTTCACCGGCGGCGAGGACATCGACATCGTCTTCGAGCACCCGGGCCGCGAGACCTTCGGCGCGAGCGTGTACGTCACCCGCAAGGGCGGCACCATCACCACCTGCGCCTCGACCTCGGGCTACATGCACGAGTACGACAACCGCTACCTGTGGATGTCCCTGAAGCGCATCATCGGCTCGCACTTCGCCAACTACCGCGAGGCGTGGGAGGCCAACCGCCTCATCGCCAAGGGCAAGATCCACCCGACGCTCTCCAAGGTGTACTCCCTGGAGGACACCGGGCAGGCCGCCTACGACGTGCACCGCAACCTGCACCAGGGCAAGGTCGGCGTGCTCGCCCTCTCCCCCCGCGAGGGTCTCGGCGTCAGCGACCCCGAGCTGCGCGAGAAGCACCTCGACGCCATCAACCGCTTCCGCAACGTCTGA
- a CDS encoding protein meaA, producing MTERQKDRPWLMRTYAGHSTAEASNELYRNNLAKGQTGLSVAFDLPTQTGYDPDHILARGEVGRVGVPVSHLGDMRRLFQDIPLEQMNTSMTINATAMWLLAMYQVVAEEQGADITKLQGTTQNDIVKEYLSRGTHVFPPGPSLRLTTDMICYTVNNIPKWNPINICSYHLQEAGATPVQEIAYAMSTAIAVLDSVFASGQIPDDRRGDVVARISFFVNAGVRFIEEMCKMRAFGRIWDKITRERYGIEDAKQRRFRYGVQVNSLGLTEAQPENNVQRIVLEMLAVTLSKDARARAVQLPAWNEALGLPRPWDQQWSLRIQQVLAHESDLLEYEDIFEGSHVIEAKVEALVEECLAEIGRIEEMGGALAAVESGYLKSQLVSSHAERRARIEAGEEKIVGVNCYETTEPSPLTADLDGAIMTVDPAVEARVVAALKNWRDTRYQPPFNHPRPCKALEKLKQAAEGTGNLMEATLECVRSGVTTGEWSQALREVFGEFRAPTGVSSAPVAVTAEEGTPLAAVREKVARTAEELGSGRLRLLVGKPGLDGHSNGAEQIAVRARDAGFEVVYQGIRLTPEQIVSAALAEDVHCVGLSILSGSHAELVPDVLVRLREAGAADIPVIAGGIIPPADAADLRAAGVAAVFTPKDFGITEIIGRIVDEIRKANKLDPLEVPA from the coding sequence ATGACAGAGCGTCAGAAGGATCGACCGTGGCTCATGCGGACGTACGCGGGCCACTCGACGGCCGAGGCGTCCAACGAGCTGTACCGCAACAACCTGGCCAAGGGGCAGACGGGTCTGTCGGTCGCGTTCGACCTTCCGACGCAGACCGGATACGACCCCGATCACATCCTCGCCCGCGGCGAGGTGGGCCGGGTCGGGGTCCCGGTCTCTCATCTCGGTGACATGCGCCGCCTGTTCCAGGACATCCCCCTGGAACAGATGAACACCTCGATGACGATCAACGCCACCGCGATGTGGCTGCTCGCCATGTACCAGGTGGTCGCCGAGGAGCAGGGCGCGGACATCACCAAGCTCCAGGGCACCACCCAGAACGACATCGTGAAGGAGTACCTCTCGCGCGGGACGCATGTCTTCCCGCCGGGTCCTTCGCTGCGGCTGACGACAGACATGATCTGTTACACCGTGAACAACATCCCCAAGTGGAACCCCATCAACATTTGCAGCTACCACCTGCAAGAGGCGGGAGCCACCCCGGTCCAGGAGATCGCGTACGCGATGTCCACCGCGATCGCCGTCCTGGACTCGGTGTTCGCCTCGGGCCAGATCCCCGACGACCGCAGGGGTGATGTGGTCGCCCGCATCTCCTTCTTCGTGAACGCGGGCGTCCGCTTCATCGAGGAGATGTGCAAGATGCGCGCCTTCGGCCGCATCTGGGACAAGATCACACGGGAGCGGTACGGGATCGAGGACGCCAAGCAGCGCCGCTTCCGCTACGGCGTCCAGGTCAACTCCCTGGGCCTGACCGAGGCGCAGCCGGAGAACAACGTCCAGCGGATCGTGCTGGAAATGCTGGCCGTCACGCTGTCCAAGGACGCTCGGGCCCGCGCGGTCCAACTCCCCGCCTGGAACGAGGCGTTGGGGCTGCCGCGTCCCTGGGACCAGCAGTGGTCGCTGCGCATCCAGCAGGTGCTGGCGCACGAGAGCGATCTGCTGGAGTACGAGGACATCTTCGAGGGCTCGCACGTCATCGAGGCCAAGGTCGAGGCCCTGGTCGAGGAGTGCCTGGCCGAGATCGGGCGGATCGAGGAGATGGGCGGGGCGCTGGCCGCCGTCGAGTCGGGCTACCTCAAGTCGCAGCTCGTCTCCTCGCACGCCGAGCGCCGGGCGCGCATCGAGGCCGGCGAGGAGAAGATCGTCGGCGTCAACTGCTACGAGACGACCGAGCCGAGCCCGCTCACCGCGGACCTGGACGGCGCGATCATGACGGTGGACCCCGCCGTCGAGGCCCGCGTCGTCGCCGCGCTCAAGAACTGGCGCGACACCCGCTACCAGCCGCCGTTCAACCACCCGCGCCCGTGCAAGGCGCTGGAGAAGCTGAAGCAGGCCGCCGAGGGCACCGGCAACCTGATGGAGGCGACCTTGGAGTGTGTGCGCTCCGGGGTGACCACCGGCGAGTGGTCCCAGGCACTGCGCGAGGTGTTCGGCGAGTTCCGGGCGCCCACGGGTGTCTCCTCCGCGCCGGTCGCGGTCACCGCCGAGGAGGGCACGCCGCTGGCCGCCGTCCGCGAGAAGGTGGCGCGCACGGCCGAGGAGCTGGGCTCCGGACGGCTGCGCCTGCTGGTCGGCAAGCCGGGCCTGGACGGTCACTCCAACGGCGCCGAGCAGATCGCGGTGCGCGCGCGGGACGCCGGCTTCGAGGTGGTCTATCAGGGCATCCGGCTCACTCCGGAGCAGATCGTCAGCGCCGCCCTCGCCGAGGACGTGCACTGCGTGGGCCTGTCCATCCTGTCCGGCTCGCACGCCGAACTCGTCCCGGACGTCCTGGTGCGGCTGCGCGAGGCGGGCGCGGCCGACATCCCGGTGATCGCCGGCGGGATCATCCCGCCCGCGGACGCCGCGGACCTGCGCGCGGCGGGCGTGGCCGCCGTTTTCACCCCTAAGGACTTCGGTATCACGGAGATCATCGGCCGTATCGTCGACGAGATCCGGAAAGCGAACAAGCTCGACCCGTTGGAGGTCCCCGCATGA
- a CDS encoding HpcH/HpaI aldolase/citrate lyase family protein: MSTPVSPVNRLRPRRSCLAVPGSNPRFLEKAQGLPADQVFLDLEDACAPLAKPEARHTIVKFLNEGDWTGKTRVVRVNDWTTEWTYRDVVTVVEGAGQNLDCIMLPKVQSADQVVALDLLLTQIEKTMGFEVGKIGIEAQIENARGLNNVNAIAEASPRTETIIFGPADFMASINMKSLVVGEQPPGYGADAYHYILMKILMAARANDLQAIDGPYLQIRNVDGYREVAKRAAALGFDGKWVLHPGQVEASNEIFSPSQEDFDHAELILDAYDYCTSEAGGKKGSAMLGDEMIDEASRKMALVISGKGRAAGMQRTSKFEIPEA, encoded by the coding sequence ATGAGCACCCCCGTCTCCCCCGTCAACCGGCTCCGCCCGCGTCGTTCCTGTCTCGCGGTCCCGGGTTCGAACCCCCGCTTCCTGGAGAAGGCCCAGGGCCTGCCGGCCGACCAGGTCTTCCTCGACCTGGAGGACGCCTGCGCGCCGCTGGCCAAGCCCGAGGCCCGGCACACCATCGTCAAGTTCCTCAACGAGGGCGACTGGACGGGCAAGACGCGGGTCGTGCGGGTCAACGACTGGACGACCGAGTGGACGTACCGCGACGTCGTGACCGTGGTCGAGGGCGCCGGACAGAACCTCGACTGCATCATGCTGCCGAAGGTGCAGAGCGCCGACCAGGTCGTCGCCCTCGACCTGCTGCTCACCCAGATCGAGAAGACGATGGGCTTCGAGGTCGGCAAGATCGGCATCGAGGCGCAGATCGAGAACGCGCGCGGTCTGAACAACGTCAACGCGATCGCGGAGGCCTCGCCGCGCACCGAGACCATCATCTTCGGCCCGGCCGACTTCATGGCGTCGATCAACATGAAGTCCCTGGTCGTGGGCGAGCAGCCGCCCGGGTACGGCGCGGACGCGTACCACTACATCCTGATGAAGATCCTGATGGCGGCCCGCGCCAACGACCTCCAGGCGATCGACGGCCCCTACCTCCAGATCCGCAACGTGGACGGCTACCGCGAGGTGGCGAAGCGGGCCGCAGCGCTCGGCTTCGACGGCAAGTGGGTGCTGCACCCGGGCCAGGTCGAGGCGTCGAACGAGATCTTCTCGCCGTCGCAGGAGGACTTCGACCACGCCGAGCTGATCCTGGACGCGTACGACTACTGCACCTCCGAGGCGGGCGGCAAGAAGGGCTCGGCGATGCTCGGCGACGAGATGATCGACGAGGCCAGCCGCAAGATGGCGCTGGTCATCTCCGGCAAGGGGCGTGCGGCCGGTATGCAGCGCACGTCCAAGTTCGAGATCCCGGAGGCGTGA
- a CDS encoding MaoC family dehydratase: protein MQFGRTYEEFEVGAVYKHWPGKTVTEYDDHLFCLLTMNHHPLHMDVNYAENTTDFGKNVVVGNYIYSLLLGMSVPDVSGKAIANLEIESLRHVAPTFHGDTIYGETTVLDKTPSKSKNDRGIVYVETKGYKQDGTLVCVFRRKVMVPTETYIKERGGEQPGRPVLVEPAKKPAQKSEK from the coding sequence ATGCAGTTCGGCCGCACCTATGAAGAGTTCGAAGTCGGCGCCGTCTACAAGCACTGGCCCGGAAAGACGGTCACCGAGTACGACGACCACCTCTTCTGTCTGCTCACGATGAACCACCACCCGCTCCACATGGACGTCAACTACGCCGAGAACACGACCGACTTCGGCAAGAACGTCGTCGTGGGCAACTACATCTACTCGCTGCTTCTCGGCATGAGCGTGCCGGACGTGTCGGGCAAGGCGATCGCCAACCTGGAGATCGAGTCGCTGCGGCACGTGGCGCCGACCTTCCACGGCGACACCATCTACGGCGAGACGACGGTCCTGGACAAGACCCCGTCCAAGTCGAAGAACGACCGCGGGATCGTCTACGTCGAGACCAAGGGCTACAAGCAGGACGGCACCCTGGTCTGCGTCTTCCGCCGCAAGGTGATGGTGCCGACCGAGACGTACATCAAGGAGCGCGGCGGCGAACAGCCCGGTCGGCCGGTGCTCGTCGAGCCCGCCAAGAAGCCCGCTCAGAAGTCGGAGAAGTAG
- a CDS encoding acyl-CoA dehydrogenase family protein → MARLAQTAGLTDVQQEILSTVRDFVDKEIIPVATQLEHKDEYPTQIVEGLKELGLFGLMIPEEYGGLGESLLTYALCVEEIARGWMSVSGIINTHFIVAYMLKQHGTQEQKDTFLPRMALGEVRGAFSMSEPALGSDVSAITSKGVRDGEEYVLNGQKMWLTNGGTSSLVAVLCRSDEGHSPEEVAARPHKSMTTFLVEKEPGFGEVRPGLTIPGKIDKMGYKGVDTTELVMDGLRIPTNRVLGGVTGRGFYQMMDGVEVGRVNVAARGCGVAQRAFELGVSYAQQRHTFGKPIAQHQAIQFKLAEMATKVEAAHAMMVNAARKKDSGERNDLEAGMAKYLASEYCKEVVEDAFRIHGGYGFSKEYEIERLYREAPMLLIGEGTAEIQKMIIGRRLLEEYRFQG, encoded by the coding sequence ATGGCCCGTCTCGCGCAGACCGCCGGTCTGACCGACGTCCAGCAGGAAATCCTGTCCACCGTACGGGACTTCGTCGACAAGGAGATCATTCCGGTCGCGACCCAGCTGGAGCACAAGGACGAGTACCCGACCCAGATCGTCGAGGGGCTCAAGGAGTTGGGCCTGTTCGGCCTGATGATCCCGGAGGAGTACGGCGGCCTCGGTGAGTCGCTGCTCACCTACGCGCTGTGCGTCGAGGAGATAGCGCGTGGCTGGATGTCGGTCTCCGGCATCATCAACACGCACTTCATCGTGGCGTACATGCTCAAGCAGCACGGCACCCAGGAGCAGAAGGACACCTTCCTGCCGCGGATGGCGCTCGGCGAGGTGCGCGGCGCGTTCTCGATGTCGGAGCCGGCGCTCGGCTCGGATGTGTCGGCGATCACGTCCAAGGGGGTCAGGGACGGCGAGGAGTACGTCCTCAACGGCCAGAAGATGTGGCTGACCAATGGCGGAACGTCCTCACTGGTCGCCGTTCTGTGCCGGAGTGACGAAGGACACTCCCCCGAGGAGGTGGCCGCCAGGCCCCACAAGTCGATGACGACCTTCCTCGTGGAGAAGGAGCCGGGCTTCGGCGAGGTCCGCCCGGGACTGACCATTCCCGGCAAGATCGACAAAATGGGATACAAGGGCGTAGACACGACCGAATTGGTCATGGACGGCCTGCGAATTCCGACCAATCGCGTACTCGGCGGGGTCACCGGCCGAGGGTTTTACCAAATGATGGACGGCGTCGAGGTCGGCCGCGTCAACGTCGCGGCCCGTGGCTGCGGGGTCGCCCAGCGTGCATTTGAGTTGGGTGTCTCCTACGCCCAGCAGCGGCACACCTTCGGCAAGCCGATCGCCCAGCACCAGGCCATCCAGTTCAAGCTCGCCGAGATGGCTACCAAGGTCGAAGCCGCACATGCGATGATGGTGAACGCAGCACGCAAAAAGGACTCCGGGGAACGAAACGACCTCGAAGCAGGGATGGCGAAGTACCTCGCCTCCGAGTACTGCAAGGAGGTGGTGGAAGACGCGTTCCGCATTCACGGCGGTTACGGCTTCTCCAAGGAGTACGAGATCGAGCGCCTGTACCGCGAGGCGCCGATGCTGCTCATCGGTGAAGGTACCGCCGAGATCCAGAAAATGATCATTGGGCGCCGACTTCTTGAGGAGTACCGGTTCCAGGGTTGA
- a CDS encoding phosphatidylserine decarboxylase — translation MPHSQTSAPRDGFLKGRLARGASPWLLPTVATAALSLARSRRSKSAAIVAVPTTALAAGMLWFFRDPEREITQGRVISPADGVVQSIMPWKDGRTRVAIFMSPLNVHVNRAPLAGTVTSVEHIPGGFVPAFNKESENNERVVWHFDTELGDIEMVQIAGAVARRIVPYIPQGTKVEQGERIGLIRFGSRVDIYLPEGVEVAVEVGQATTAGVTRIDRD, via the coding sequence ATGCCCCACAGCCAAACCTCTGCACCACGCGACGGCTTCCTCAAGGGACGCCTTGCTCGCGGAGCATCGCCGTGGCTTCTGCCGACCGTCGCCACCGCAGCCCTCAGCCTGGCCCGATCCCGCCGCTCCAAGAGCGCCGCGATCGTGGCCGTGCCCACCACCGCTCTGGCGGCGGGCATGCTGTGGTTCTTCCGCGACCCCGAGCGTGAGATCACGCAGGGGCGGGTCATCTCCCCCGCCGACGGTGTGGTGCAGAGCATCATGCCGTGGAAGGACGGACGGACCCGCGTCGCGATCTTCATGAGCCCGCTGAACGTCCACGTCAACCGCGCGCCCCTGGCGGGCACGGTGACGTCCGTGGAGCACATCCCGGGTGGCTTCGTTCCGGCGTTCAACAAGGAGAGCGAGAACAACGAGCGCGTTGTCTGGCACTTCGACACCGAGCTCGGCGACATCGAGATGGTGCAGATCGCCGGTGCGGTCGCGCGCCGCATCGTGCCGTACATCCCCCAGGGCACCAAGGTGGAGCAGGGCGAGCGCATCGGCCTCATCCGCTTCGGCTCGCGGGTCGACATCTACCTCCCCGAGGGTGTCGAGGTCGCGGTCGAGGTCGGGCAGGCGACCACCGCGGGGGTGACTCGAATTGACCGTGATTGA
- the pssA gene encoding CDP-diacylglycerol--serine O-phosphatidyltransferase translates to MTVIDPETQAGWVPEAESEDDVEEMPLSLRLSIADTLTLGNATCGFMAVYFTTTGILIPHLSGSQETGMARHSAATAVILMLLAAIFDLCDGLVARKLRSSPMGAELDNLSDLISFGLAPAYFVLVYGMVADDAHQRVAAVAAITVLLAVVLRLARFSCVTMKDGMFQGMPSPFGALTVVSIVLLELPFVPTLLAVIGVAWLMVSRVEYPKPRGVLAVAMLSWIIGAMGLLAAWAFDAPGGQMLLQTGCALQIVLAATIPLFATARRVNTFRDNRREARAGQLP, encoded by the coding sequence TTGACCGTGATTGATCCCGAGACGCAGGCCGGCTGGGTCCCCGAGGCGGAGTCCGAGGACGACGTCGAGGAGATGCCGCTGTCACTGAGGCTGTCGATAGCGGACACCCTCACGCTCGGCAACGCCACGTGCGGCTTCATGGCGGTGTACTTCACCACTACGGGCATCCTCATCCCGCACCTCTCCGGCAGCCAGGAGACGGGCATGGCGCGGCACTCCGCCGCGACCGCCGTGATCCTGATGCTGCTCGCGGCGATCTTCGACCTCTGTGACGGTCTGGTCGCCCGCAAGCTGCGCAGCTCCCCGATGGGCGCCGAGCTGGACAACCTCTCGGACCTCATCAGCTTCGGGCTCGCCCCGGCGTACTTCGTGCTCGTGTACGGGATGGTCGCGGACGACGCCCACCAGCGGGTGGCCGCGGTCGCGGCGATCACGGTGCTGCTGGCCGTGGTGCTCAGACTCGCGCGCTTCAGCTGCGTGACGATGAAGGACGGCATGTTCCAGGGCATGCCGAGCCCGTTCGGCGCGCTGACGGTCGTCTCGATCGTCCTGCTGGAGCTGCCGTTCGTGCCGACGCTGCTCGCCGTCATAGGAGTCGCCTGGCTGATGGTGAGCCGGGTCGAGTACCCGAAGCCGCGGGGTGTCCTCGCGGTGGCGATGCTCAGCTGGATCATCGGGGCGATGGGGCTGCTCGCGGCGTGGGCGTTCGACGCCCCCGGCGGTCAGATGCTGCTCCAGACGGGCTGCGCGTTGCAGATCGTCCTGGCGGCGACGATTCCGCTGTTCGCGACGGCCCGCCGGGTGAACACGTTCCGCGACAACCGGCGTGAGGCTCGGGCGGGGCAACTCCCGTAG
- a CDS encoding MFS transporter: MTSPPLDPRRWVVLAILSGSLLLIAMDTTILNVAFPSLVSDLQPSSVQQLWIIDVYALALSGLLVTAGALGDRWGRKRLLLAGFTIFASASLMAVFATEAWQVIAARALLGVGGAAIMPSTLSILRDVFTDARERALAYAVWAAVFGGGMALGPVVGGLLVERNGWQSAFLINVPVALVIIALGAWILPESRQPREGRWDWWGVGQSVVGMLALAGGIKQLGKGGPADPVAWMLLVVAAVALTVFVRRQLRLPQPLFHVRLFTNRSFSIAAASIFLGMIALGSALFLVTQWFQYAQGYSPLEAGVRLLPAPLGLVVTSLVTPVLMHRLPIRHVIGGGLLLMTAGLALPWLFQQSGPLGYPGVAVALGVLGCGVGVATTAASVTLMASAPKEHVSGAAAVEETCYELGAAMGVAILGSVAGALYRGHLPELAVDGAAAASVRDSVGEAAHVASAVGGPAGAELLAKASSAFTFGMTPTFMLAAVLPLAAAVLAWSKIPRDLRPTETSH, from the coding sequence ATGACGTCGCCGCCCCTCGACCCCCGGCGCTGGGTCGTCCTCGCGATCCTTTCCGGCAGCCTGCTGCTGATCGCGATGGACACCACGATCCTCAACGTCGCCTTCCCTTCGCTGGTGAGCGACCTCCAGCCCAGCTCCGTACAGCAGCTGTGGATCATCGACGTCTACGCGCTCGCCCTCTCCGGCCTCCTCGTGACGGCCGGAGCGCTCGGCGACCGCTGGGGACGCAAGCGTCTGCTGCTCGCCGGATTCACGATCTTCGCGTCCGCCTCGCTGATGGCGGTCTTCGCGACCGAGGCCTGGCAGGTCATCGCCGCCCGCGCGCTGCTCGGCGTCGGGGGCGCGGCGATCATGCCGTCCACCTTGTCGATCCTGCGCGACGTCTTCACGGACGCCCGCGAGCGCGCCCTCGCCTACGCGGTGTGGGCGGCGGTCTTCGGCGGCGGCATGGCGCTCGGCCCGGTCGTCGGGGGACTGCTCGTCGAGCGGAACGGCTGGCAGTCCGCGTTCCTGATCAACGTTCCGGTCGCCCTGGTGATCATCGCCCTCGGCGCGTGGATCCTGCCCGAGTCCCGACAGCCCCGCGAGGGCCGGTGGGACTGGTGGGGCGTGGGCCAGTCCGTCGTCGGCATGCTGGCGCTGGCCGGCGGCATCAAGCAGCTCGGCAAGGGCGGCCCCGCCGACCCGGTGGCCTGGATGCTGCTCGTGGTCGCCGCTGTCGCGCTGACCGTGTTCGTCCGCCGTCAGCTGCGGCTGCCCCAACCGCTGTTCCACGTCCGGCTGTTCACCAACCGGTCGTTCAGCATCGCCGCGGCGTCGATCTTCCTCGGAATGATCGCGCTCGGATCGGCGCTGTTCCTGGTCACGCAGTGGTTCCAGTACGCACAGGGCTACAGCCCCCTGGAGGCCGGAGTACGGCTGCTTCCGGCGCCACTCGGCCTGGTCGTCACCTCGCTGGTGACGCCGGTCCTGATGCACCGTCTGCCGATCCGGCACGTCATCGGCGGGGGCCTGCTCCTGATGACGGCGGGGCTCGCGCTGCCGTGGCTGTTCCAGCAGTCCGGGCCGCTCGGCTACCCCGGTGTCGCGGTGGCGCTCGGCGTACTGGGCTGCGGGGTCGGCGTGGCGACCACGGCGGCCTCCGTGACCCTGATGGCCTCCGCCCCCAAGGAGCACGTCAGCGGGGCGGCGGCGGTCGAGGAGACGTGCTACGAACTGGGCGCGGCGATGGGTGTCGCGATCCTCGGCAGTGTCGCGGGGGCGCTGTACCGCGGTCATCTGCCCGAGCTCGCCGTGGACGGTGCGGCGGCCGCGTCCGTACGGGACTCGGTCGGGGAGGCGGCGCATGTCGCCTCCGCGGTCGGGGGGCCGGCCGGGGCGGAGCTCCTGGCGAAGGCGTCGTCGGCCTTCACCTTCGGCATGACGCCGACGTTTATGCTCGCGGCGGTTCTGCCGTTGGCTGCGGCGGTGCTGGCGTGGTCGAAGATCCCCCGGGACCTCCGCCCCACGGAAACCTCCCACTGA
- a CDS encoding glycerate kinase, whose amino-acid sequence MTDGAVLETARVLVAADKFKGSLTAVEVAERVTAGLRRVVPDLRVETLPVADGGDGTVAAAVAAGFERREARVTGPLGTPVTAAYAVRDGVAVVEMAEASGLQHLPEGVFAALTATTYGSGELLLAALDAGARTIVFGVGGSATTDGGAGMLAALGARFLDGAGEPVGPGGGALADLATADFSGLDARFKDVELVLASDVDNPLTGPKGAPAIYGPQKGASPEDVATLDAALAHYAKVLEGVLGAKAAEAALAPGAGAAGGIGYGALVALDAVFRPGIEVMLDVLGFAPALAGATLVITGEGSLDEQTLHGKAPAGVAAAARAAGIEVVAVCGRLLLQPGQLGEAGIRRAYALTELEPDPARCMANAGPLLEQAAQNIASDFLL is encoded by the coding sequence GTGACGGACGGCGCAGTTTTGGAGACCGCCCGCGTACTCGTAGCGGCGGACAAGTTCAAGGGCTCGCTCACGGCCGTAGAGGTCGCGGAGCGGGTGACGGCCGGGCTGCGGCGGGTCGTCCCGGATCTGCGGGTCGAGACCCTGCCGGTCGCCGATGGCGGCGACGGCACGGTGGCGGCCGCGGTGGCGGCCGGTTTCGAGCGCCGCGAGGCACGGGTCACGGGTCCGCTCGGCACCCCGGTGACCGCGGCGTACGCGGTACGCGACGGCGTGGCCGTGGTCGAGATGGCGGAGGCCTCCGGGCTCCAGCACCTTCCCGAGGGCGTCTTCGCGGCGCTCACCGCGACCACGTACGGCTCCGGTGAGCTGCTGCTCGCCGCGCTCGACGCGGGAGCGCGCACCATCGTGTTCGGCGTCGGCGGCAGCGCGACGACCGACGGCGGCGCCGGCATGCTGGCCGCGCTCGGCGCCCGCTTCCTGGACGGAGCGGGTGAGCCCGTCGGCCCCGGTGGCGGCGCGCTCGCCGACCTCGCGACGGCCGACTTCTCGGGTCTCGACGCCCGCTTCAAGGACGTGGAACTCGTCCTCGCCAGCGATGTCGACAACCCGCTGACCGGTCCGAAGGGCGCCCCCGCGATCTACGGCCCGCAGAAGGGTGCCTCGCCCGAGGACGTGGCGACCCTGGACGCGGCCCTGGCCCACTACGCCAAGGTCCTCGAAGGCGTGCTCGGCGCGAAGGCCGCCGAGGCCGCGCTCGCCCCGGGCGCCGGTGCGGCCGGCGGCATCGGCTATGGCGCGCTGGTCGCGCTGGACGCCGTCTTCCGTCCCGGCATCGAGGTCATGCTCGACGTACTCGGCTTCGCGCCCGCCCTGGCCGGCGCCACCCTGGTCATCACCGGCGAGGGCTCGCTCGACGAGCAGACCCTGCACGGCAAGGCCCCCGCGGGCGTCGCGGCGGCGGCCCGCGCGGCCGGCATCGAGGTCGTCGCCGTGTGCGGCCGCCTCCTGCTCCAGCCCGGACAGCTCGGCGAGGCCGGCATCCGCCGCGCCTACGCCTTGACCGAGCTGGAGCCCGACCCGGCCCGCTGCATGGCCAACGCGGGCCCCCTGCTGGAGCAGGCCGCGCAGAACATCGCGAGCGACTTCCTGCTGTAG